The following are from one region of the Alistipes sp. ZOR0009 genome:
- a CDS encoding SusC/RagA family TonB-linked outer membrane protein yields the protein MKRKKGLAMPNGLAMPVRLLCLAFILLLGFSAGAQQLTTTGKVKDAKTGEAIPGVSIVVKGTSTGVASDIDGNFSIKTSTPNAIITFSFVGYQTLELPLKGQKSLVVSLEPSNQKIDEVVVVGYGTQKKANLTGSVNVIKAESITGRSATSLTNSLQGTTPGVTIVSNPGDVGRDMGSITVRGKGNLSTSNPLFVIDNVISSEGDFQRINPYDIESISVLKDAAASAIYGSRAAYGVFIVTTKKGKDGKMSVSYNGYYGMQTPTILPKKLGSVDFAMLTNEANANAGKTPVYTADQIKIMQDGSQPDLYPNTDWYSLVYRKNSPIQEHSLNLSGGGKTRYYISGSFYDQESLIRKKDLKRYSFRTNTETDFNNYIKLGSSISYVKDDFTNRGGDFSTADLDRMTPLTVARHSDGTWGSITAGKIGETLAKDNPLRKIAEYGRSDYNTSRFNGSVNMDITPFKDLKITSILSYNQYNKNASTFENEVEPVTNFLTKKAIESTKVSPNNLTKKWETSTNLVAQVFATYEKTFGKHDGKVMVGTQYEKYKYQMLSAGRKKFPSNSLDAINAGSNIGENLSNNDDIKESAFLSQFGRFNYSYDSKYLFEANIRFDQSSKFHKDHRLGIFPSFSAGWRITQEDFLRNIDWLSNLKLRASWGNLGNVNNVGYYDYLDVLGTGTALIIDENKVDGVWPGKQPNPSLTWETIVMANIGFDISLFHNSWDIQVDLFNRETKDILLPQPQPVELGLLTDSDPNKTQEKSINGGVARNRGIEFSTAYRGSIGELKYEISGNFSKIWNKITDLKKVEFPPVGVTKNSVNHPISSFYMYEAEGLFVDQADIDNHAKQSTATKPGDIKYKDQNGDNIINEEDRTYLGNSDPYFTYGLSFKTSYKGFDLYVQGQGVADVKVYLDAEASQAFFNGAGAKEYQLKRWTTANPNPNAAYPRVLPSAANGHNRVLSSFWLYDASYFRIKSLTLGYNIPQAVTSKIKISNARVYLSASNPFTIRGDKRMEDFDPETPSGRGSYPNLKVYSIGINVTF from the coding sequence ATGAAAAGAAAAAAGGGATTAGCAATGCCTAATGGGCTTGCCATGCCAGTTCGACTGCTCTGCCTTGCGTTTATCCTACTTTTAGGATTTAGTGCAGGAGCACAGCAACTCACCACAACTGGTAAAGTAAAGGATGCAAAAACGGGTGAAGCAATACCTGGCGTATCTATTGTAGTAAAAGGGACTAGTACAGGAGTAGCATCAGACATCGATGGTAATTTCTCCATTAAAACATCTACCCCTAACGCTATCATCACATTTTCATTTGTAGGCTACCAAACCTTAGAGTTACCGCTTAAAGGACAAAAGTCGTTGGTCGTTTCGCTTGAACCGTCTAACCAAAAGATTGACGAGGTTGTTGTTGTAGGGTATGGCACACAAAAAAAAGCAAATCTAACAGGATCTGTCAATGTAATCAAAGCAGAATCTATAACAGGTCGCTCTGCAACCTCCCTTACAAATTCCCTACAAGGCACAACTCCTGGAGTTACAATAGTATCGAATCCAGGAGATGTAGGTCGAGACATGGGGTCTATTACTGTTCGAGGAAAAGGAAATTTGAGCACCTCAAATCCTCTGTTTGTAATTGACAATGTAATTTCGAGCGAAGGAGACTTTCAGCGAATAAATCCATATGATATCGAAAGCATTAGCGTTCTAAAAGATGCGGCAGCATCTGCCATTTATGGTTCGCGAGCAGCATACGGAGTATTCATTGTAACAACTAAAAAAGGAAAAGATGGCAAAATGTCTGTCAGCTACAACGGATACTATGGAATGCAAACGCCCACTATTCTCCCTAAAAAACTAGGATCAGTCGACTTTGCGATGTTAACGAACGAAGCAAATGCAAATGCAGGAAAAACTCCCGTATACACTGCTGATCAAATTAAGATTATGCAAGATGGAAGCCAACCTGATCTATACCCGAATACAGATTGGTACAGCCTTGTATACAGAAAAAACAGCCCCATACAGGAGCATAGCTTAAATTTATCAGGTGGAGGGAAAACTCGCTACTACATAAGTGGCTCATTTTATGATCAAGAATCACTAATTCGAAAAAAAGATCTAAAAAGATACTCCTTTAGGACAAACACCGAAACCGATTTTAATAACTATATTAAGTTAGGTTCTAGCATCTCCTATGTGAAGGATGATTTTACAAATCGAGGTGGCGACTTCTCTACCGCTGACTTGGATAGAATGACGCCATTAACAGTTGCTCGCCATTCAGACGGAACATGGGGTAGCATAACAGCAGGAAAAATAGGCGAAACACTAGCAAAAGATAACCCACTTCGCAAGATTGCAGAATATGGAAGGTCTGACTATAATACTTCTCGCTTCAACGGATCTGTTAATATGGACATCACTCCCTTTAAAGATCTTAAAATAACCAGCATTCTATCTTACAACCAGTACAATAAAAATGCATCAACCTTCGAAAATGAAGTAGAACCAGTTACAAATTTTCTGACAAAAAAAGCCATAGAATCAACAAAGGTTTCACCCAACAACCTTACAAAAAAGTGGGAAACAAGTACTAATCTTGTAGCTCAAGTTTTCGCTACTTACGAAAAAACATTTGGAAAACATGACGGGAAAGTTATGGTAGGTACTCAATACGAGAAATACAAATACCAGATGCTTTCTGCAGGAAGGAAAAAATTCCCGTCAAATTCACTGGATGCTATAAATGCGGGATCAAACATTGGAGAAAATCTGTCTAATAACGACGACATTAAAGAAAGTGCATTTCTCTCTCAGTTTGGAAGATTCAACTATAGCTATGACAGCAAATATCTGTTTGAGGCCAACATTCGTTTCGATCAAAGTTCAAAATTTCACAAAGACCACAGACTTGGTATTTTCCCTTCATTTTCTGCAGGATGGAGAATAACTCAAGAAGATTTTTTACGCAACATAGACTGGCTTTCAAACTTAAAACTAAGGGCATCATGGGGTAATCTTGGTAATGTAAACAATGTAGGCTACTACGATTATCTCGATGTACTTGGCACTGGAACTGCCCTTATTATAGATGAGAATAAGGTTGACGGAGTATGGCCTGGAAAACAACCCAACCCATCATTAACGTGGGAAACAATTGTAATGGCAAATATAGGATTTGACATAAGTCTTTTCCATAACTCATGGGACATCCAAGTTGATCTATTTAATAGAGAAACAAAAGACATACTGCTTCCTCAACCACAGCCCGTAGAGTTAGGCCTCTTAACAGACAGCGACCCTAACAAAACCCAAGAAAAATCTATAAATGGAGGTGTTGCGAGAAATCGAGGTATTGAATTTTCAACAGCGTATAGAGGAAGCATAGGTGAGCTTAAATACGAAATATCCGGTAATTTCTCTAAAATATGGAACAAAATTACCGATTTAAAAAAAGTGGAGTTCCCTCCTGTTGGAGTAACAAAAAATAGCGTAAACCATCCCATCTCGTCCTTCTACATGTATGAAGCAGAAGGGCTATTTGTTGATCAAGCAGATATAGACAACCACGCAAAACAAAGCACAGCAACTAAACCAGGGGATATTAAATACAAAGACCAAAACGGAGACAACATTATAAACGAGGAAGATAGAACATACCTAGGAAACAGCGATCCCTACTTTACATATGGGCTAAGTTTTAAAACTTCCTATAAAGGGTTTGATCTTTACGTGCAAGGTCAGGGAGTTGCAGACGTAAAAGTTTATCTTGACGCTGAAGCTTCTCAAGCATTTTTCAACGGAGCAGGAGCAAAAGAATATCAACTAAAGCGATGGACAACCGCAAATCCCAATCCAAATGCTGCTTACCCAAGAGTTCTACCTAGTGCCGCCAATGGCCATAATAGAGTTCTTTCTTCCTTCTGGCTATACGACGCATCCTATTTTAGAATTAAAAGTTTAACTCTAGGATATAACATTCCGCAAGCAGTGACTAGCAAAATTAAAATAAGCAATGCTCGTGTTTACCTATCAGCTAGCAATCCTTTCACAATAAGAGGTGATAAGCGAATGGAAGATTTCGATCCAGAAACTCCATCTGGAAGGGGATCATATCCTAACCTAAAAGTTTATTCCATTGGTATAAACGTCACATTTTAG
- a CDS encoding RagB/SusD family nutrient uptake outer membrane protein, protein MKALNYKNIFGSLLFAIALSSCESDFLDRFPKDKISSETFWKTAKDAEYAYNGCYAYVDASVSDAYKDGYADNAYCQYPWESNAPSISAGDIDANIEESYNYVGIRRFNYFLDNIDKAPISDDLKKRYVAEIKVLRAWRYFNLTQKFGPVSLVTKYIIETEDGRIAPTPEAEIVKFVVSELNAAIADLPEKATSKSRISKAAALALKARVHLYYQQWNEAAATASEVMKLGYELFKVTSLTAADFKDDYSQFVTFANDAEKEDFYKGLRSYEKQYWDVNSGNKEVVFEVEYLKESSYEWSSGINTLFLAANSGGGWSSITPTQDLVNAYLKRNGEPFTPPTKEARAALYNNGKYAPEFLNEFKNRDTRLYASILFPGAMMNSIEEGYVFTWEKGGSNISASGYNFRKLVDPTDPSAAPDWKGPQNYPAIRYAEVLLTYAEAKNEASGPDASIYDALDQIRERVAMPKINRTTVNTKELLREVIRNERRIELAGEGFRWDDIRRWNISKDVMKNTYSIDNDLVQARKWEDKFVRLPYPQSAVDRNPKLKEAQKGKGY, encoded by the coding sequence ATGAAAGCGTTGAATTACAAAAATATATTTGGATCACTACTGTTTGCAATTGCACTTAGCAGCTGCGAAAGTGATTTTCTTGACCGCTTCCCGAAAGATAAAATCTCTTCAGAAACCTTTTGGAAAACTGCAAAAGATGCAGAGTACGCTTACAATGGCTGCTACGCCTATGTAGACGCTAGCGTTTCTGACGCCTACAAAGATGGCTATGCCGATAACGCCTATTGCCAATATCCTTGGGAAAGTAACGCACCTTCCATTTCGGCTGGAGATATAGATGCTAATATTGAGGAAAGCTACAATTATGTAGGGATTCGTCGTTTTAACTACTTTCTCGACAATATTGATAAGGCCCCAATTTCTGACGATCTAAAGAAGAGATACGTGGCAGAGATCAAAGTACTTAGAGCTTGGAGGTATTTCAACCTAACACAAAAATTTGGGCCCGTTTCATTAGTTACAAAATATATTATCGAAACCGAGGATGGTAGAATAGCACCTACACCCGAGGCCGAAATCGTAAAATTTGTAGTTTCAGAGTTAAATGCAGCAATTGCAGATCTCCCTGAAAAGGCAACTTCGAAAAGCCGTATTTCTAAAGCAGCAGCTCTGGCATTAAAAGCAAGAGTACACCTCTACTATCAACAGTGGAATGAAGCCGCAGCCACCGCAAGCGAAGTTATGAAGTTAGGGTATGAACTTTTCAAAGTTACATCTCTTACTGCTGCGGACTTTAAGGATGATTACAGCCAATTTGTAACCTTTGCCAACGATGCTGAAAAAGAAGATTTTTATAAAGGATTGAGAAGCTACGAAAAGCAATACTGGGATGTAAACTCAGGCAATAAAGAGGTTGTATTTGAAGTTGAATACCTAAAAGAAAGTTCCTACGAATGGTCTAGCGGTATAAATACTCTTTTCCTAGCTGCAAATTCAGGAGGAGGATGGAGCTCCATTACTCCAACTCAAGACCTTGTAAATGCATACCTAAAGAGAAACGGAGAGCCATTTACACCTCCTACAAAAGAAGCAAGAGCTGCTCTGTATAATAACGGAAAGTATGCGCCGGAATTTCTAAACGAATTTAAAAATAGGGATACAAGGCTTTATGCTTCTATTCTATTCCCCGGAGCTATGATGAACTCGATAGAAGAAGGATATGTGTTTACATGGGAAAAAGGCGGTAGCAACATCTCTGCTAGCGGCTACAACTTCAGAAAACTAGTCGATCCAACAGATCCTTCTGCTGCTCCCGATTGGAAAGGTCCTCAAAACTACCCTGCAATTAGATATGCTGAAGTTCTTTTAACTTATGCTGAGGCAAAAAACGAGGCCTCAGGTCCCGATGCCAGTATCTACGATGCGCTTGACCAAATTAGAGAAAGAGTTGCAATGCCTAAAATCAACAGAACCACTGTAAATACAAAAGAGCTGCTTCGTGAAGTAATTCGCAATGAGCGCAGAATAGAACTTGCAGGAGAAGGTTTTAGATGGGATGATATCCGACGTTGGAACATTTCTAAAGATGTTATGAAAAACACCTATAGCATAGACAACGACCTTGTACAAGCAAGAAAGTGGGAAGATAAATTCGTAAGGCTTCCCTATCCTCAATCTGCCGTTGATAGAAATCCAAAACTTAAAGAAGCCCAAAAAGGTAAGGGCTACTAA
- a CDS encoding metallophosphoesterase — MNVLVISDLHLGNGDRFGTFEWSNGDFIAMLKQVIDGHQIDQVVLNGDIFELYKYRFKDAYRKNKELITFLKSIGAIFIKGNHDFISPLGTFSHTIVNTQGRKVYFEHGHEADFLNGTRVGRAIGFGLHLLLKRIIHIRWVERVYFNTIDALEDINQVPRKYNTYKYLKHALRLLRTYDVVVLGHTHKVESHNTYYLNSKKQYCNTGSCTLGRFQGVVIDTETLRCETIKYSKVECEAVLQGRKLSTKVQRA; from the coding sequence ATGAACGTGCTGGTAATATCGGACTTACACCTGGGCAATGGCGACCGTTTTGGCACCTTCGAGTGGTCGAACGGCGACTTTATTGCCATGCTAAAGCAGGTGATCGATGGCCATCAGATAGATCAGGTGGTGCTAAACGGGGATATCTTCGAGCTGTACAAGTACCGCTTTAAGGATGCCTACCGAAAGAATAAGGAGCTCATAACCTTCCTGAAGTCGATAGGGGCCATCTTCATAAAGGGTAATCACGACTTTATTAGTCCGCTAGGAACGTTCTCTCATACCATAGTAAATACGCAGGGACGAAAGGTGTACTTTGAGCATGGCCACGAAGCCGATTTTTTGAATGGTACACGAGTTGGGAGGGCAATCGGCTTCGGGCTACACCTGCTGCTTAAGCGAATCATCCATATTCGTTGGGTAGAGCGGGTGTACTTTAACACCATCGATGCGCTGGAGGATATCAACCAAGTTCCCCGAAAGTATAACACCTACAAGTACCTGAAGCATGCCCTACGGCTGCTACGCACCTACGACGTGGTGGTGCTGGGCCATACCCACAAGGTGGAAAGCCACAACACCTACTACCTGAATAGCAAAAAGCAGTACTGCAACACCGGCAGCTGCACCCTGGGCCGCTTTCAGGGGGTGGTGATAGATACCGAGACGCTCCGCTGCGAAACCATCAAATACTCGAAGGTGGAGTGCGAGGCCGTTCTTCAGGGCCGCAAGCTTAGTACAAAAGTGCAACGCGCCTAG